One segment of Nocardia farcinica DNA contains the following:
- a CDS encoding PAS and ANTAR domain-containing protein, with amino-acid sequence MDEMTPETAASVIAKVVGAGRPQTTGTFRFRYADQRWEWSDEVAVLHGYAPGSVTPTTELLLSHKHPEDREQVAGTIDNAVRRAEPFCSRHRIIDTSGRVREVIVLGDAMTDDAGNTVGTTGYYIDLTEAMNAERREVLDETLPELVRSRAVIEQAKGVLMRMYRINADQAFRVLQWRSQETNVKLRTLAERLIAELDTLPPVTPETQTAFDHLLLTLHDRMPEQN; translated from the coding sequence ATGGACGAAATGACCCCGGAGACCGCGGCGAGCGTGATCGCCAAGGTCGTGGGTGCCGGTCGTCCGCAAACGACGGGCACCTTCCGATTCCGCTACGCGGACCAGCGCTGGGAGTGGTCCGACGAGGTCGCCGTCCTGCACGGCTACGCGCCCGGCAGCGTCACGCCGACCACCGAGCTGCTGCTCTCGCACAAGCATCCCGAAGACCGCGAACAGGTCGCGGGCACCATCGACAACGCGGTGCGCCGCGCCGAGCCGTTCTGTAGCCGTCACCGCATCATCGACACCTCCGGCCGGGTCCGTGAGGTGATCGTGCTCGGCGACGCCATGACCGACGACGCGGGCAACACCGTCGGCACCACCGGCTACTACATCGACCTCACCGAAGCCATGAACGCCGAGCGCCGCGAGGTGCTCGACGAGACCCTGCCGGAGCTGGTGCGCTCCCGCGCGGTCATCGAACAGGCCAAAGGCGTGCTGATGCGCATGTACCGCATCAACGCCGATCAGGCGTTCCGGGTGCTGCAATGGCGTTCCCAGGAGACCAACGTCAAACTCCGCACGCTCGCCGAGCGCCTCATCGCCGAGCTCGACACCCTGCCCCCGGTGACCCCGGAGACCCAGACGGCGTTCGACCACCTGCTGTTGACCCTGCACGACCGCATGCCGGAGCAGAACTGA
- a CDS encoding Dps family protein, translated as MPQPITSTLDSEQQRIAGEALRNTVVDLIDLSLIAKQAHWNVIGQNFRSVHLALDELVTAARDFTDAAAERATAVGVSPDGRAATVAQNSGATGIGDGWLEDRAVIETIVENLSAVIARLRERIDATEKADPVTQDLFIEIAARLEQLHWMWQAQVASA; from the coding sequence ATGCCCCAGCCAATCACCAGCACCCTCGATTCCGAGCAGCAGCGCATCGCGGGTGAGGCGTTGCGCAACACGGTGGTGGACCTGATCGACCTGTCGCTGATCGCCAAGCAGGCGCACTGGAACGTGATCGGCCAGAACTTCCGTTCCGTGCACCTGGCGCTGGACGAACTGGTCACCGCCGCCCGCGACTTCACCGACGCGGCCGCCGAGCGGGCCACCGCCGTCGGTGTCAGCCCGGACGGCCGCGCCGCGACGGTGGCGCAGAACTCGGGCGCCACCGGCATCGGCGACGGCTGGCTCGAGGACCGCGCCGTCATCGAGACCATCGTGGAGAACCTGTCCGCGGTGATCGCGCGGCTGCGCGAGCGGATCGACGCCACCGAGAAGGCCGACCCGGTGACCCAGGATCTGTTCATCGAGATCGCGGCCCGCCTGGAACAGCTGCACTGGATGTGGCAGGCCCAGGTGGCCTCGGCCTGA
- a CDS encoding ATP-binding protein encodes MPGSGMVRWRRTRYGECTVLRPAGVLDVESYRRFGDDLVKFAVEEPRALIVALDDLVLGGSSMLTAFSAARARVREWPGVPILLVVAEEADRRAVRAALPQTVPVVGRVPAAAQAVEPPSRQRSERLALYPDIASPGRARRFLRELCRAWGVEHAEADAELVVTELVENALVHGRGDLDLRVELRPDALTVAVADADPHAAVLREAPPGRMRRHGLHAVAAIARAWGCAPRWPSGKVVWASLPIAVAPGLLRKR; translated from the coding sequence TTGCCGGGCAGCGGAATGGTGCGCTGGCGGCGCACCCGGTACGGCGAGTGCACGGTGCTCCGGCCGGCGGGCGTGCTGGACGTCGAGTCGTATCGCCGCTTCGGCGACGACCTGGTCAAATTCGCGGTGGAGGAGCCGCGTGCGCTGATCGTCGCGCTGGACGACCTGGTGCTGGGCGGTAGTTCGATGCTCACCGCGTTCTCCGCCGCCCGGGCGCGGGTCCGCGAGTGGCCGGGCGTACCGATCCTGTTGGTGGTCGCCGAGGAGGCGGACCGGCGGGCGGTGCGCGCGGCCCTGCCGCAGACCGTGCCGGTGGTCGGCAGAGTGCCCGCCGCCGCGCAGGCCGTCGAACCGCCGTCCCGGCAGCGCAGCGAGCGGCTCGCCTTGTATCCGGACATCGCCTCGCCCGGCCGGGCGAGGCGGTTCCTGCGCGAGCTGTGCCGGGCGTGGGGTGTCGAGCACGCCGAGGCCGACGCCGAACTGGTGGTCACCGAGTTGGTGGAGAACGCGCTGGTGCACGGCCGCGGCGACCTCGACCTGCGGGTGGAACTGCGGCCGGACGCGCTGACCGTCGCGGTGGCCGACGCCGATCCGCACGCCGCCGTGCTGCGGGAGGCACCGCCGGGCCGGATGCGCAGGCACGGCCTGCACGCCGTCGCCGCGATCGCGCGCGCGTGGGGGTGTGCGCCGCGCTGGCCGTCCGGGAAGGTGGTGTGGGCCTCGCTGCCGATCGCGGTCGCGCCCGGCCTGCTGCGCAAGCGCTGA